From a region of the Dictyostelium discoideum AX4 chromosome 2 chromosome, whole genome shotgun sequence genome:
- a CDS encoding ARK family protein kinase, whose product MARKIGSVRIEVLEGRNLVPMDSNGMSDPYGVVIVGDKKKKTKAIKHTLFPKWESDNCFEFDIDVNLLAITVEVYDWDRFSSDDRMGLTNIPVSQIQEYIVDTTKWYTLQPMKPNDKVSGEIKLKIRFDKDKTLPPPEKSPFIKAIKDNDTQAIELMMNKAKLDYTICDNEGTPAIHIAAASNNIPLITMLLKGSDARVSIRDQHGNTPLHLFVQKNVSLNCEDIINKLIERGCGINDENNLGETALHKACLATVVQKTTIVEQLLQKGAIINHQTKTRDTPLHYAIKVGKVEFVRFFLQNGANVMIEGGKPSRTPLELAKELGNPQIISKVEKVIEISDWLNELQLETLIPKFIKNEIYMDVITDINEGTLDLLNISVSGQRTKLLRAVRKIKDPLSLSSNSSLRSNSLIHVENDNNNNNNNNNNNNNSQEQCNINNDSLGSGNRNSGGFKAQNQNNTLNNNNVESKSTGNLNSLKNIHNVNNDNNEDKKNNILSPNPIPASSSAPAAPSPVAIGSNTTTTTTTAIAATTTTLTTTATTEDKTTTESTTPPQQQQQTTTITPTKTTTVTPEGPNLDVSDLSVLKHINLDSDSWVIDEKTLTYNVLLGTGASGKVYKGTFNGQEVAIKVLKSFTDKKDIAEFKKEFQIVSALRAPGVVYFHGAGIKDKLCIVMEYCSRGSLYHILKDDTTQFTWDNFFNLGTQAINSLDSLHNWTPQVLHRDLKSLNLLVTENWTVKICDFGLSRFDTGSNLETLGKLRGTYAYVAPEVYFGKKYTTKSDVYSMGIILWEMTYRCIKGTHLLPYAEYPHLKFDYQILISSAKKDVRPTTPENAPESLKNLIARTLVKDSTLRPTTLEFYEELLKIRDEYNANREQWDSIRTIPPQQLPKPIINEEIIPSIDSNNINNNNNNNNTTVTSEKPKLRYQPSNSNLLNNNNNNNNNDSDNNISEPATTDSITKPISKVKEQLLTRTRSSSSPMEPKSIKK is encoded by the exons atGGCACGAAAAATTGGGTCAGTTCGTATAGAGG TATTGGAAGGTAGAAATCTAGTTCCTATGGATAGCAATG gaatGAGTGACCCATATGGTGTTGTAATAGTTGgtgataaaaagaaaaaaaccaAAGCAATTAAACATACATTATTTCCAAAATGGGAATCTGATAATTGTTTCGAATT cgATATTGATGTAAATTTACTAGCGATTACAGTGGAAGTTTATGATTGGGATAGATTTAGTAGTGATGATAGAATGGGGTTAACAAATATACCAGTTTCACAAATTCAAGAATATATAGTAGATACAACTAAATGGTATACTCTTCAACCAATGAAACCTAACGATAAAGTATctggtgaaattaaattaaaaattagattcgataaagataaaacattaccaccaccagaa aaAAGTCCATTTATTAAAGcaattaaagataatgataCACAAGCAATTgaattgatgatgaataaAGCAAAATTAGATTATACAATTTGTGATAACGAAGGTACACCAGCAATTCATATTGCAGCagcatcaaataatataccATTGATTACAATGTTATTAAAGGGATCCGATGCAAGAGTTTCAATTAGAGATCAACATGGTAATACACCATTACACTTATTTGTACAGAAAAATGTCTCTTTAAATTGTGAAgatattatcaataaattaattgaacgTGGTTGTGGtataaatgatgaaaataatttaggtGAAACTGCATTACATAAAGCTTGTTTAGCTACTGTAGTTCAAAAAACTACAATTGTTGAACAACTTTTACAAAAAGGTGCAATTATTAATCA TCAAACAAAAACTAGAGATACACCATTACATTATGCAATAAAAGTTGGTAAAGTTGAATTTGTTAGATTTTTCTTACAAAATGGTGCAAATGTTATGATAGAAGGTGGTAAACCAAGTAGAACACCATTAGAGTTGGCAAAAGAATTAGGTAATCCTCAAATTATAAGTAAAGTTGAAAAAGTAATAGAGATTAGTGATTGGTTAAATGAATTACAATTGGAAACATTGATACcaaaatttataaagaatGAAATCTATATGGATGTTATAACCGATATCAATGAGGGAACATTGgatcttttaaatatttctgTATCTGGTCAAAGAACTAAACTTTTAAGAGCAgttagaaaaataaaagatcCTTTATCATTAAGttcaaattcttcattaAGATCAAATAGTTTAATTCatgttgaaaatgataataataataataataataataacaataataataataatagccaAGAGCAatgtaatataaataatgatagttTAGGTTCAGGAAATAGGAATAGTGGCGGATTTAAAGcacaaaatcaaaacaatactttaaataataataatgtagaAAGTAAGAGTACaggtaatttaaatagtttaaaaaatatacacaatgtaaataatgataataatgaagataaaaaaaataatatactaTCACCAAATCCTATACCTGCTTCTTCTTCAGCACCTGCTGCTCCTTCACCTGTAGCAATTGGTTCaaatacaactacaacaactacaacagcaatagcagcaacaacaacaacactaACAACAACTGCAACAACAGAAGATAAAACAACTACTGAATCAACtacaccaccacaacaacaacaacaaacaacaactatAACACCAACTAAAACAACAACTGTAACACCAGAGGGACCAAATTTAGATGTATCAGATTTATCAGTATTAAAACATATAAATTTAGATTCAGATAGTTGGGTTATTGACGAAAAGACATTAACTTATAATGTATTATTAGGTACTGGTGCATCTGGTAAAGTATATAAAGGTACATTTAATGGACAAGAAGTAGCAATCAAGGTATTGAAATCATTCACCGATAAAAAGGATATTGCAGAGTTTAAAAAGGAATTTCAAATTGTTAGTGCATTGAGAGCACCAGGTGTTGTATATTTTCATGGTGCAGGTATAAAGGATAAGCTTTGTATCGTTATGGAGTATTGTTCACGTGGTAGTCTTTATCATATTCTAAAGGATGATACAACTCAATTCACTTGGGATAACTTTTTCAATCTGGGTACACAAGCAATCAATTCATTGGATTCCCTTCACAATTGGACCCCACAAGTTTTACATAGAGATTTAAAGagtttaaatttattggtCACCGAAAATTGGACCGTCAAAATTTGTGATTTTGGTCTTAGTCGTTTCGATACTGGTTCCAATTTAGAGACCCTTGGTAAACTTAGAGGCACCTATGCCTATGTCGCACCAGAGGTTTATTTCGGTAAAAAGTATACAACAAAGAGTGATGTCTATTCAATGGGTATCATTCTATGGGAGATGACTTATCGTTGTATCAAAGGTACTCATCTATTACCCTATGCTGAATATCCACACTTGAAATTTGATTATCAAATCTTAATCTCTTCCGCCAAAAAGGATGTTAGACCAACTACACCAGAGAATGCTCcagaatctttaaaaaatttaatcgCAAGAACACTCGTTAAAGATTCTACACTTCGTCCAACTACTCTTGAATTCTATGAAGAATTACTAAAAATTCGTGATGAATACAACGCAAATAGAGAACAATGGGATTCAATAAGAACtataccaccacaacaattaCCAAAACCAATAATTAATGAAGAAATTATTCCATCAattgatagtaataatattaataataacaacaataataataataccactGTAACTTCtgaaaaaccaaaattaagATATCAACCATCAAATTCAaaccttttaaataataataataataataataataatgatagtgataataatatttcagaACCTGCTACTACTGATTCAATTAcaaaaccaatttcaaaagtTAAAGAACAATTATTAACTAGAACTCGTTCTTCCTCTTCTCCAATGgaaccaaaatcaattaaaaaataa